A genomic segment from Candidatus Atribacteria bacterium encodes:
- a CDS encoding peptidylprolyl isomerase — translation MLRALRKNMKYVIIALVTFFGISIFYGLGQYKSSGNQKQSYYLAEVNKSGITSNQLQNAFLNAISQYDDKTLSSLDQAAIASFKKNILNQLIDYELLYQQAQKEKIKISNEQINSQIDQIKDNFSSPEEFDGALKANNITLTKLKEDIKRQLMINSVLENTKNQVSVSDEELLEYYNTHKESLFEPEQVHARHILVETEEEANMLLKQLKEGIIDFAELAKEKSTGPSAPSGGDLGFFAKGQMVKEFEDAAFSLKPGEISDVVHTQFGYHIIKCEEKKEEHSPTFEEAKAQINNTLRSQKENESITALLLKLKEEAVIVYNYDFDAEIEALKKSSSEESQPTPSNSTEQTTSSGETTTTNDTQDTSNTSNNN, via the coding sequence AACATGAAATATGTAATCATTGCCTTGGTTACCTTTTTTGGCATCTCAATTTTTTATGGCTTAGGCCAATATAAGTCCTCCGGTAATCAAAAGCAAAGCTACTACCTTGCCGAAGTAAATAAGTCAGGAATTACTTCTAACCAACTACAAAATGCCTTTTTGAACGCTATCTCTCAATATGATGATAAAACCCTTTCCAGTTTGGATCAAGCTGCAATTGCATCTTTTAAAAAAAATATATTAAATCAACTAATTGACTATGAACTTTTATACCAGCAAGCTCAAAAAGAGAAGATTAAGATTTCAAATGAACAGATTAATTCACAAATTGACCAAATTAAAGATAATTTTTCTTCTCCCGAAGAATTCGATGGAGCTTTAAAGGCAAATAATATTACCCTCACTAAACTTAAAGAAGACATAAAACGACAATTAATGATAAATTCTGTTTTAGAGAACACCAAAAATCAAGTAAGTGTTAGTGATGAGGAATTATTAGAGTATTATAATACCCATAAAGAAAGCCTCTTTGAACCAGAACAAGTTCATGCCCGGCATATTTTGGTAGAAACCGAGGAAGAGGCAAATATGCTTCTTAAACAGCTTAAAGAAGGAATAATCGATTTTGCGGAATTGGCAAAAGAGAAGTCAACAGGTCCCTCTGCCCCAAGCGGTGGAGACCTGGGATTTTTTGCGAAAGGTCAGATGGTAAAAGAATTTGAAGATGCTGCTTTTTCGCTGAAACCGGGGGAGATTAGTGATGTAGTACATACCCAGTTCGGTTATCATATTATCAAATGTGAAGAGAAGAAAGAAGAACATTCGCCTACCTTTGAAGAAGCAAAAGCGCAAATTAATAATACTTTGAGATCCCAAAAAGAAAATGAATCGATAACAGCACTTCTCTTAAAATTAAAAGAAGAAGCTGTTATTGTTTATAATTATGATTTTGACGCAGAAATTGAAGCATTAAAAAAATCTTCTTCAGAAGAGAGCCAACCAACTCCCTCAAACTCTACCGAGCAGACAACCTCTTCAGGAGAGACAACTACCACCAATGATACTCAGGATACTTCAAATACTTCAAATAACAATTAA
- a CDS encoding protein-L-isoaspartate(D-aspartate) O-methyltransferase, with amino-acid sequence MDFEKMREEMIKHQIQRRGIRDKRLLSAISSIPREKFVPEGEKNSAYLDCPLSIGMGQTISQPFMVALMTQCLSLKGAETVLEVGTGSGYQAAILSKLAKMVYTVERHSQLADRAEKILKELEIKNIKVVVGDGSNGLEEYSPYDGIIVTAGAPEIPQSLIKQLSEKGRIVIPVGNSFSQDLLLGVKEKGKLKISNYGGCVFVPLVGQYGW; translated from the coding sequence ATGGATTTTGAAAAAATGCGGGAAGAGATGATAAAACATCAGATACAGAGAAGAGGCATTAGGGATAAAAGGCTTCTTTCAGCAATAAGTAGTATTCCCCGAGAAAAATTTGTCCCGGAGGGAGAAAAAAACAGTGCTTATCTAGATTGTCCTTTATCTATAGGTATGGGTCAGACTATTTCTCAACCTTTTATGGTTGCCTTAATGACTCAATGCCTTTCCTTAAAAGGTGCGGAAACTGTTTTGGAAGTAGGAACCGGTTCAGGGTACCAGGCAGCGATTTTATCTAAATTAGCAAAAATGGTTTATACTGTAGAACGTCATAGTCAACTAGCGGATAGAGCAGAAAAAATACTTAAAGAATTGGAAATAAAAAATATAAAAGTTGTTGTAGGAGACGGGAGTAATGGTCTGGAGGAATATTCTCCTTATGATGGCATTATAGTTACTGCTGGGGCTCCGGAAATACCGCAAAGTTTAATAAAGCAATTAAGCGAAAAGGGAAGGATAGTCATTCCTGTAGGCAACTCTTTTTCTCAGGATCTCCTGCTGGGAGTCAAAGAAAAAGGCAAATTAAAAATATCCAATTATGGCGGATGTGTTTTTGTTCCCTTGGTAGGTCAATATGGTTGGTAG